The genomic interval GCACggttagaaaataaatagaaacgGGCCGGGAAGCGGCGCCGCAGCGTCCCCCGGacgggcccgggccgggccgggcggagcggggccgggggtcgCCGCCGCCCCGGCGGCCACGCGAGGAAGGGAATAAATTAGAATCGCAAACCTTTGGCTACTGCTGCTgcggccgcggcggccccggcgcgcGGGGGGCCCGCGGCGGGCGAATAAATAGcgcggggcgcggagcggcgcggccgggccaGTCTGAGGAATAAATTAAAGCGCGTCCCCCGCGCCCGCGCCCGCTGCGCCGCCGTCGGGGCCGCGGTGGCGGGGCCCGGCAGTCACTGCACGGCGCCGGGCAGCGCGTGGTGCAGCGGCGACGTGTCCGCCTGTGCGTAAACGTCCTCCATGGGCGGATGCGGGACCCCGGCCGGCGTCATGCGCTTCTCCTTCTGCCGCCGGTTGCAGAACCAGACCCGCAccacctccttctccagctgcagggagtCCGCCAGGGAGGTGATCTCGTGCGCCGAGGGCTTGGGGCACTTGAGGAAGTGGTTCTCCAGGGCGCCCTTGACGCCCACCTCGATGGAGGTGCGCTTCTTGCGCTTCCGGCCCTGCGCCGCGATCTTGTCCAGGTTGGTGGGGCTGCCCGTGCTGGAGTCCGTCTCCTCCAGCCACTTGTTGAGCAGCGGCTTCAGCTTGCACATGTTCTTGAAGCTCAGCTGCAGCGCCTCGAACCGGCAGATGGTCGTCTGCGAGAAGACGTTCCCGTAGAGGGTGCCCAGAGCCAGCCCCACGTCGGCCTGCGTGAAGCCCAGCTTGATCCGCCGCTGCTTGAACTGCTTGGCGAACTGCTCCAGGTCGTCGGAGCTGGGCGCGTCCTCGTCCGACGGCTCGGGCGGCcccagcggcggcggcgaggcCGCCAGCTCGTGGGCACCGGCCTCCTCGGCGCCCAGCGGGTCGCGCAGCCCGTGGTGCAGCGCGGGCGCCGGCGGGCCCAGCATCCCGTTGAGGCCGGCGTAGGGCTGCGCGTAGAGCAGCGGCTGCCCCGACGGCGGCGACATGGGCGGCAGGTGGTGCGCGCCGCCCTGCGCCcagccgcccgccgcgccgcccgccgccggctgGTGCACCAGGTGCGAGCGGTGGTggaaggcggcggcggcggccgacAGCTCCTCGCGGGGCCCCGGCGGGCCGCCCTTGGCGTGCTCGGCGGGCGGGAGGtgcgcgccgccgccgcccccgccgctgccccagTCCGTGCCGGCGCTGGGCAGCCACTGGTGGTGCGCCAGCCCGACGGCgtgcccggcggcgggggccagCCCCTGCAGGTACTCGTGGTGCATCATCTTCTGCACCTCGCGGTACGTGGTGCCCTGGTGCAGCCGGTCCCCGTCGGGGTGCATCAGCGCGGCGCTGCGCGGCAGGTACTGCGCGGTGGCGGCCATGGCCGTCtgcgccgctccgcgccgcgccgcgcttTAGAGCCGCGCGCCGGGGCGCCCGGCCGccgcgcgccggccccgccccccgcgccccattggcccgcccgccgccgccgccggcccgcgcCGCTCCGCCATAGGGCGCCGCCGGCACGGGGCGCCGCCCCGCGCTTCCCGCCACCATTGGCCGGCGGCTGGCGGCCGCTGCCGGCGGATTGGCCCGCGGAGGCGCTCGGCGGGGGAGCCCGCGTGCAcccgccggcggggcggccgccgaTTGGCGGAGGGCGGTTCATTCATGCCGGGCTGCCAGCGGCCGCGTGGGCCGGCCCCGGgcgcgggggcgcggggggcgcgtGCGTCGGCGCGGCGGGGGCCCCGACGGCAGCGCGGCAGGGCACGGTCCTGGGCAGTGGTGGCACGGAACGGGTCTGCACCGTGCCATTGGCACGGCATGGCAGGGTCTGACACGGCGGCATTGGCAGTGGTGGCACGGCACAGTGCCGGTGGCATGCCGTGGCGCAGCATGGCACAGCGGCAGCCACAGCGGTGGCATGACATGGTGGCATTGGCAGCAGTGGCATGGCACAGGTCTGCATGGTGCCAGTGGCACGGCATGACATGGTCTGACATGGTGGCATTGGCAGTGGTGGCATGGCACAGGTCTGCATGGTCCCagtggcatggcatggcatggcgTGGTGTGGCACAGCCCCACCTGGGACTGCAACCCAGCACGGGGCGGCCCGGCACACCGCAAACCTGCCGGACAGTGCGGGGCCCTGCCCTACGGTCTCTGCGCCGTGCAGACCCGCACGCGGGCACTGGGCTGATCTCCGGTGGCATCTCTGCCCCGTTGCCCAGGGGTGGCCACAGGTCCTTGGCCAACGAACCCTGGGGTAACCAAGAACTGCTTGGATGCTGAAAGCCCTGATTTACCCTTTCATTAAACTTGGGCCCTGGACCCTGAGAAGTTGAGAGCTCCTTTCTCAACACCCCGTAGGATAAAGCAGGGAGGGCCAAGTGATGAAGATCTGAGCTCGTTTGGGTGTCACGGGAAATGTGGGTCTTGGAAGCAGCCTCAGAGGCAAGTCTCTGAGCCGGTTTGAGGGTTGGCACAGGATAAAGGGTGGAGAAGtttgtgagaaaaaaacaatgaCAACAAGCAATGGACGTGTCTGGCAGTGCTGGAGAGGGGCAAGGGACACTTTAATTAACCCAGCTCCAGACTTCATTTGGGGCTTGAGGCCCAAAGTGAATCGGGATGGGCACCAGGAACATtaatcacttctgaaaattaatctTCGCCTCTGTGCTCGCATCTTACAAATGGAAGCAGAGACAGTGACCTTTGCCAAGGGCTTAGGTGAACAATGAACCACCGGATCAATACGTGTACGAGTGTAACATGTCAATGGCCGTGCACAGatgccctgctccctcccgcTGGAGCGGAGGCGCCTGGGCAGTGTCTCTCCACTGTTAAGGACATTAACTGCTGCCTCCCAAAAGGCTTTCCCTGACAAGATGTGCCATGTCCCTTCCCTCTGCGTTGCAGGCACTTTGCCGTTTCGCTGCACCGAAGCCCTGATTTGGACTTTGGTGACTCCAGCCCTCTGTGCCAGGACTATGGAGCCAGCAGGCAGAAGAGCTGATCTTGGCTTCTGGGCTTGGGGGGGACGGAGCGGGGCTGCTGCAACGCCCCGCACCCATGGGCTGCCCAGCGTGTACGCTGCTCACTGCCCACCTTGTGCCGGTGTGACGCCGGCCCtgcaggctgtggtgagttgagtCCCGGTGCTGCGGGGTGGCAGGGCCACCAAGGTGCCCGCTCGGTGGTCACCCCTGGACCCCTCTCCTGGCTGGCTCAGCCCCCGGCgctgctggctgtgcaggaTCAGGCCAGGCTGGCAAGGGCTGTCTCCTCCGGCAGGCTGGCAACACCCAGCCCAGCgggagctgctcctgccctttGCCAGCCAAGGGCCAAAGCGGCGGCTGCAGGATCCGTGCCTGCCCGTGGCGGGGGCTCGGGCGTCGTGTCAGgggcctggggagctgctggcccttATTTtgctgaatcacagaatgaacAGCTACAGGAGTGATGTGCCTTGCTGCTGGCAGGCTCAGTTTTACACTGTCCTTGCCAAAACCGACAGGTTTGGGATTGAACACGTGCATTTTTGGCTGTGGAATGATGTGTGAACCCAGTCTCTGTTTTCAGGTATATACCGCTAGGAAGAGCCTGGACTTTGCAGGAGAGATGGGTTTCATAGATCATGGAGCATATTTCATTAGGAGAAtaatggtctttttttttcctgaggaatcCTTTGCAAACACTGCATACGTTTGTAATGAATATAACCCTTTCAGATGATTCAGTGACATGCTGTAAAATATCATACTTGGTTAAGcaatttctgtatatttttttctgacctaGACTCATATTCATGTCAACTCTCCATGATGCAGTGCCATAATATTCAAATTTTTGGTAGCCAATTGCTTTTGATATTTATATCCATTTTTAAGGGAATCACAATGAATAAATGTGCCCAGCTTTAACTTTATGCAAAATAAGCTGTGTGTAAATCAGTAAATCATTAGTAGAAATGAATCATTTCCAAAGGCTGAGGACTGGATCGCATTTCAAACTTTCATCTATACGTATTTCAGAAGTCACTGAAGGAGGAAACACATTGTGTGTGATAACTTAGCTCCTGATCACAGACTGCACAGCAGTATTGGTTTATGCTTGATCAAATGATCTTTTCAAACCAAGGCATTGTGCACAGATTGTGCTCTGGGGTTGTTTTACTTTGTAAAAGTTGAATTTAAAGACgaaacagcaaagaacagaGGAATATGAGAAATTCTCATTTAACACCTTCCTCAGCGACTCCAACTCCAGAAGTGAGAGCAAAGTGGCAAAATTAACACTTTTGTAAAACAATGGGAAGGAGGTAAAAGCAGAGGAGAGTGCTGACCCTAAGTGAAGTGGATGGGAAGGGTTAAGATCTGTCCATACAAGCGCTAATTTCAAGAGCTGGACGTGCATatttgtgctgctgttgctgctgaggTGTGCGACAGAGGTGTGCTGACCTTGTTCGAAAGACCCTGTCAATACTTCAGTGTTGGAAGtaactttcctttttaaaaaatacttcaattacaggtattatttttacatagctTTTCCAGTGCCATATCATCCAGCAAGTCCCTGTAGGAGAGCACCCAGGTTTCCTAGCAAAAGCTGGTTCCTTTGTTATGCCTAACCAGGAATATTGGCATGCAGTCCATTCCCTCTTCAAGGAATAAACAACCCCATGGGCAATGTTCGATATGATTCATTCTCTGTGTGACTGTGACGGCATCAAAACCTGCCTAATGCAGCTGGATCTGAGGCTGGTGGGAGGACTGAAATAACAAGGCAATCTCCGCACGTAGGGAAACAGAGCTGGAACCACTGCGCATGGCGAGGGGGATGCTGGCTACGCAGTGTGTGCTGCGCTCCCCTGGCTGGGTCCAGGTACCAGGGACTTGCTGTTGCCTGGGGACGAGCTGCGCTAAGGGGCAGTGTCATGTCAGGACATCACAGCTGGAAGCCTGTCTCACAGCTGGAGGAATCCTCCCCCTCAGTTTTCACTGGTcccgctccgctcccctccCAGTTTAGGTTCAGCTCCTATGTGCAATGCCAAAAGCATCTGCAACACCTGACGCTGTGGTGCCATCAGGTGTAGTAGGAGAATCCATgcccaggagcaggaggggcttgggggtggggggaatccCTCCAGCCTCCAGTTTTATCGGGGCTGAACAGCAccagctttctcttctgcacTGGTCCTGACTGGAAGGCTGTTCCAGAGTTAAGTTACGCTGCAGAATGATGTATCTGCTAACACCCTGTGAGGTGAGCACGTAGCGTCATGTCCTCACTTACAGGACAAATCCCACCTGAGCCAGGGAACTCAGACACATTGCAGGGGCTTTACCCTGGCCTGGGGTTAGGACTGTTGTCTCTTCTAAGGCAAAACGACGAAGGCGTTGCTGCTTCTACCTCCAGGTCAACAAGGCTCCcacacagaagacagaaaatcagTTTGAGGTGAGCTGGATTCTGTGAGCTTTGGGTCCAGGAGATACAGCAAGTGCAAAGCAACAGGGTTGTGGGAGAGGGTCTTACCCTTACAGCTGTGCATGCTGGAAGCCACCTGTTTGGGAAAACATGGTTGTGGTTGCCTTGACAATCTTCAGTCAAGACAGAAGGTCCTTTTCGGCTGCAGTCCCTCTTTGAACAGGATTAGGCTCAGTTCTTCAGGGGTCACCCAGTTCCAAGCATGCTGTGGGTGCTCTTGGGGAGCTGCTCTTCCCCCTGCAGCGTTTGCATGATAAGCGACCTTATCGCCCGAGGGCCACTGCAGGGAAGCAGCCACTGCGCCACGGTCCTCTGGCCATGCTGGAACTGTGCCTCGAACCTGAGTCTCCTGCAGCTCGGCACGGGGTGAAGCCACCTGGGCCTCATCTCAGACACCAGCTGAAACAACTCAATCGGACATCAGCCCGGTGGGTTTGCACCATTTCCGTGGCAAGGAGAGCTACCAGCATTAGCTGTCAGCTGAGGGGTGTCCGAAAGCCAGGTCTGAACTCTGCAAGTGTGACACTCCCCTAAGGAGAGGCAGCATTTCCCAAAAGTTTTGGCATTTTGTCTAAATATCCTTCATCTAGGACTAGAGCACAGATaataaatttttactttttagatGGCTATGTCTTTTGACAAAAtgctctttttgttttgcttatctAAACTTGCAGAATTCTTAATTTAGTGACAATTAACAAGTTAGTGGCTGGGACAACAGTGATTTTAACCATAACCGTAGAGAGGAAGAGACAGTGAATCGTGGAGAACAGTTAATACAGATGTACGAGGTGTGCTCACTATGATTAGCTTTAGTCATATACAGTCCtgtaattatttgaaaattgtCCAGAAATGTGTTCTCACAGGGccaaaatgaatgcaaaaaatgCTGTTGCAATCTTTTATTGAATCAATGAAATTTAGATTAGGCAGTCACTAAATTCCTATTTACACAACAGACCTTAATGGCTCCAAAGGAAGCACTCAAATGTATTCGACAAATAATCCCTATTTATGAAAGCCCCATAATATGCATTTACATAATCCCCACTTTAAAAAGCTGTATCAGCTCTAAAGTTCTTCAGCTCAGAGATATGCACCAGGGGATTAAAAgtaccaaacaaaacaaagggaagTAAAatgtacacatgcacacatcCCCAGACACACACCGCAATCTTTAAGATTAACACGCAGAGAAGGAGGTAGGGATGCCACACTGGCTTTCCtcaccccccccctccacctccagcaGTGTTTGTGCATGCGCACAGACGTGAACACACGCATGTGCACAACTCTACAAGTGGCGCAGCATCATTTTGAGCACGTGCACGGTACCGCAGTGCCCCTGTGCATCGAGTCCCTCCCAGCTTTCCTAGCCCTTTTTCCCAAATACAATATTGGTTAAGCATGTATGCCCGCTACCATAATGATGTTTTGGGACATACGCAGCAGCTTTAGAAAGCAGCTGACTTGGCATGAAGTCAGTGGGTCATGCGTTTTATTCCTACTCGAGATGATTGGACTCTTGCTAATATCCCCATGTGATGGATGCGGCATTTTGCTGTCGGAGGTGCTGTCCTTGAGATAAGAAGTATGACAGAGTATAGATCTGCACCAAGCATGTTAATGTTGCTGAAGggtttgaattaaaaaaaagctgttctttaCTGTGGAAAACAAGCTGTCCCTGAAAACCTGATTCTccagaagaaatgcaaatgttgGGTACTGATTCGTtaccttctttatttttacccTGTTTAGCAATTGTCTGTTGTTTAGGAACAAAATGCTATGACTCTCACCTGGTGAAGCACCAATTTCACAATTCTGATGGCTGGGTAAAGTATGTACTGGCTTCGGtcaaataagaaaaggaaaataccgCAGAATTAATTTCCAGCTTCGGAGAAATGTCTTCACTCCCTGGACATTCTgaactgtgtgtgtgtcttttgtttaaaactctttcattaacatttataaaatagATGAGAATGCGAAAGCACTGAGATGTTGGTATTTACCTTCAGGGAATGACAGCATTCAAGGGATGTTGAGTTCTGTCTGCAAAAGCTCAGCCTTTCCGGCAGCCCCTGGGTTGCCAGCAGCTCCCGAGGTGCTGCAGGCACCAAGCACCAAGCCACAGTGGGGACACTGGCCAGAGCGCAGCTCATGCCCAAGCCACCTTCCCACCGGGTGGGATTTTTCTGGTTTGCCAGAGTAGGGCAGGGGCCGGCGTCCCCTTGGTTTCTCTCTcacaggggctggggcagctgcctgcagtgctgccaggcacccctgcatccctgcacccctgcatccctgcctgcctcccccgTGGAGGTCggctctcctctgcctgggaACTCTCCAGCCTAACGGCCAGTGAAACTCTGGGCCTTAAAGCCACACTCGTTCCCTGAGTGAGGCTGGGGGCAACAGAAGGGCTTAGCAGCGGACTGCACTGGGTGCCTGAGGCACCGAGCGTTTCTTCCCAAAATAACACAAGAGAGCGGTAATTTTGCTCTGTGCGTTCCGAGCTCTGTTCCACGTAATAATGAAGCTTTTGAGTTAAGGTTTCCATTTAATGAGGCTCTTTGCAGTTTACATAAAACATGAATAAATACTCATTTTGGAAAAGATAAGACCTGAGGATGAGTTTGGCAGGGGTTCAGCAAGAAAGATTATGCATACAGCAGATAAAGGTGTCTACGGTTGTGCTGTCACTTGATCTTGTCAATCTAATATCAACTCGAACATGGAGGAGAAGCAGCCGTTACTTTTCCGGAGCGCAGTAACAGGCTCTCAGGAATCATCACACCTGGAGCTGATCAAATGCAGGAGCTCTCATGTGCTTGTCCCCCAAAGCCAGCCAGCGGTGATTACAGTCAGCACAGCAACCTGTGAAGTCTGATTGCGGAGGAAGGGGAATCGCGCAGAGTTATGGTTCATTTTTTCAGTTCCGAATGGATTTGGTGTAGGACATGTGTGTTCTTTCACTCTCCCCACTCCACACTGATTACTCTAACGATGCACTGTTCCAGAGCTGGTCTTTCAGTATTCACAAGTCACACTTCCCAGGTTGGCTACCCAAAAATGggatgttttgaaaaatgtgcaGATGTAGAAGAATGGGGAGGCAGACGTTTTCTTTGTGGCAAGGTCGAAGTGTGAGGGTTGGGAGATGAAGGGATGAATCCCTGTAATTTTGTTGTTACTACAAATTATGCCTTGTTGAAACTTTCCACCTCAGGCTTTGATCTGTTATACTGGTGCTAATCCATATATTCATGCTTTGCTAGCCTGGATTTGAAGCGATATAGTCCAGCTCATTGTCAAGACCAAGAATCCTCCCTAtcttctgcctgcactgccaCTCTGTCATAgatgttttcactttttgtgACTCGTCATCGGCTCTGTTGTTTTAACTGAGGCAGAGGACAAGAGttcagaaggaaggaaaacatccCTTTCTAATGAAATTAACTTATTAGGTGAACACCTGCTTCTGGAGAACAGCAGTCAGGCATCAGCCTTCAGACTACTCATGcctgctcctccctgcctgccccctgaCCCACTGAGCCCCCTGCCCACTGGGCTGGTGGTGGGACCAGGGACCTGGCAGCATGGGCtgagacagcagcagaaagaggtgATGCTGCGGGTGGCTCTTCACTGGTCTCAGTCTCTCTGGAGAGAGTGAAGCGCTGAGCCCCTGGAGTAGAGGGTCATGCCTGGGACATCGTGTCACTAAGCGTGGGCTGTTTCATAAGGATGATGCTACtaacacatttcatttctccACTCCTCTTTTTGAGCCAAGCACAATGATGAAAATATCACATCTGGTCAGTTCCAAGACTTCTCTTTGACCAACTCATCCAGTGACTTCTTGTGTGTTTCTTCCCATCagtctctctctttctgtcctCCCTTTGGCTGTTTCCTTACtcatttaaattattctattaACCTCTACTTCCTTCAGCCCTGTGGAGAGCCCTTATGAGATTACCGGGACATCCACACCATAGAAACAACATAACGCAGCTTGGTGTGTAAGGTCTTATCTGGCAGGCAACAGTTTCTTGTGCAAACAAATAGCATTGAACTGAGCGGGAAGAGCAGGTGCTGTAAGGGACAAACCTTTCCAGCCCCGCTGCTGGACCAGTTTGCACTGTTACTGTTGGGATAGGAGGAGCCGAGGATGAGGAGCCTGTTCCGTGCTTTGGCAGGATGTTCAATCTGTGAGTCATAGCTCTGCTGGAGCCGTACCAGCCCCTTGGCCAGACAAGCTTTGCCTTCATTAACTCTttcctgcaggagaagcagaagcCAATTAATTACAACTTAGACTTTATTCCATTAAACTCCTCTAAGCTCCAGGGAAAGAGCCTTAAGACTCTACTCTGATCCTGTTGCCACTGACGCCAGTAAAAAGCTCTCCACAGACTTGGATGGGAGGAGGCATTAATTCCATGTCTGCTTTCAGCCTGGAGCATGGCCACACTCAGTGCCACTGCCAGGACGGCTGTGCCTCCGAACGCAGTCCCTCGTCCCCGTCAGCACCTGCTTGTTGTCTGCAGAGAGTGATTCCTGCCAGTCTGACCAAGTGGCCACCCTCCCACTGGCCATACATTGTAGTCACCATCAAAACCTTGCTCCCGTATCTTAAACATTCATTCTGGTGCTCCCTATAAAGAAAACCCCTGAGCCTTTCACCTTCCAAGCTGAACAGACTTTAATTAATTGGCTTTTCAAAGAGTGACCATCACATCTGAAACGACAGACTCCAGATCATTCCCAACACTTGCAGTTTTGCTTCTAGAAATCTTCACAAGCAGGGACTAAGTCACAGCTCCAGAAGGCTGGTTTTAAGCGAGCAAATCGTAGCAAATCGTTCCTCAATCTCCTTTTCATAAACTATTTGTGTTTCAGAGAAGTCAGAGGACTGAATGCAGGTTGTCTGTGTCATACTGGACTGCACAGTTGATAAGGCAGGAGTGGACCCAGCATTGCTACAAGAACAGGTTAAATGTCATCACCTGGTGCGACACCACAAACATGTCTTTGCATGGGGTCTGATGCCATCGTGCCACAGAGCCTTCAGTGTATAGGCAGCTGGTTTTTTATTCATGGGCAGATTGCTTAGGTATTTGGTGCAGAATAGGTACAAGGTGATAAAAGAAGTGTATTATTTATACAGCATATGAAAATGCAACTGGTCTTCTGGATATGGGACAGCATAATTCAAAGTCAGACTTCTCTTTGTTCCTTTCGTGTTGCAAGTAGCTCACTGGCGAGGGCCCAGCACTTCTCAGACTGGTTACAGGACTGTCTCACCTGAGCTCCGATCTGGGCCACAGCttgtatttcttgtattttgttcAGCTGCACTGTGGGCCAATAAACTCCCACTGCAGTCAATAGGCCCTTGGGATCCAGTCTTTCTCTGGAGTCACGGTGCAATGATGTGTCACTTCTTTGCTCATACTACTCTTTTGAGCAGTTCTCTTCCTGGTCTCACTGATTTCAGTCAACATTTCCTAGAACCTCATCAACACAATTCTTAGCAGCAGCGCAGGGGACTGACTTTACTCTTTGCTGTGGTCCACAGAGGTAGTAATGCTCTGGTGGTCCGCAGGGGTGGTCATGTCAGGGAAATGCTCGGATGCAGGTCTGTCCGCTGATGCGTGCATCCCTCCTTCCCGAGGAAAGGGCAGTCGAGGGGGAG from Falco biarmicus isolate bFalBia1 chromosome 3, bFalBia1.pri, whole genome shotgun sequence carries:
- the POU3F1 gene encoding POU domain, class 3, transcription factor 1 codes for the protein MAATAQYLPRSAALMHPDGDRLHQGTTYREVQKMMHHEYLQGLAPAAGHAVGLAHHQWLPSAGTDWGSGGGGGGAHLPPAEHAKGGPPGPREELSAAAAAFHHRSHLVHQPAAGGAAGGWAQGGAHHLPPMSPPSGQPLLYAQPYAGLNGMLGPPAPALHHGLRDPLGAEEAGAHELAASPPPLGPPEPSDEDAPSSDDLEQFAKQFKQRRIKLGFTQADVGLALGTLYGNVFSQTTICRFEALQLSFKNMCKLKPLLNKWLEETDSSTGSPTNLDKIAAQGRKRKKRTSIEVGVKGALENHFLKCPKPSAHEITSLADSLQLEKEVVRVWFCNRRQKEKRMTPAGVPHPPMEDVYAQADTSPLHHALPGAVQ